A window of the Thermodesulfovibrionia bacterium genome harbors these coding sequences:
- a CDS encoding argininosuccinate synthase: MMKIKKIVLAYSGGLDTSVAITWLKETYGCEVIAYCADLGQEEELTGLNAKALKTGASKAYIVDLREEFVRDFVFPMLRANAVYEGTYLLGTSIARPLIAKKQIEIAKKEKADAVAHGATGKGNDQVRFELTCYSLMPEVKIVAPWREWEFDSRESLIAYAKKHNIPVTATKSKPYSTDRNLFHISYEGGILEDPWAEPPQNMFTLSVSPEKAPSKATYIEIGYQDGNPVSVNGKKLSPANLLKELNTIGGRNGIGRADIVENRYVGMKARGVYETPGGTILHTAHRAVESITLDREVMHLRDSLVPKYAELIYNGFWFSPEREALQSLIDHSQKGVTGTARLKLYKGNCTVAGRKSPKSLYNPELATFESEQVYNQKDAEGFIKLNALRLKIRAKIK; the protein is encoded by the coding sequence ATGATGAAGATAAAGAAGATAGTTCTTGCATATTCAGGCGGGCTTGATACCTCGGTAGCTATAACATGGCTTAAGGAGACCTACGGGTGCGAGGTGATAGCTTACTGCGCTGATCTCGGGCAGGAGGAGGAGCTGACCGGGCTTAATGCAAAGGCCCTGAAGACCGGCGCTTCAAAGGCTTATATAGTTGACCTGAGGGAAGAGTTTGTCAGGGATTTTGTATTTCCGATGCTCAGGGCGAATGCGGTTTATGAAGGCACATACCTTCTCGGCACCTCGATAGCAAGGCCTCTTATAGCAAAGAAGCAGATAGAGATCGCAAAGAAGGAGAAGGCAGACGCGGTCGCGCATGGTGCAACAGGCAAGGGCAATGACCAGGTGAGGTTTGAGCTTACATGCTATTCGCTTATGCCTGAGGTAAAGATCGTCGCTCCATGGAGGGAATGGGAGTTTGATTCAAGAGAGTCTTTGATAGCATATGCCAAAAAACATAATATCCCTGTGACAGCCACAAAGAGCAAGCCTTACAGCACCGACAGGAACCTCTTTCACATCAGTTATGAGGGAGGAATTCTGGAAGACCCGTGGGCTGAGCCGCCTCAGAATATGTTCACATTATCGGTCTCTCCTGAGAAGGCGCCTTCAAAAGCGACTTACATAGAGATCGGCTATCAGGACGGCAACCCTGTTTCAGTTAACGGCAAAAAACTTTCACCTGCAAACCTTCTTAAGGAACTGAACACAATAGGCGGCAGGAACGGAATCGGCAGGGCGGATATCGTTGAGAACAGGTATGTCGGCATGAAGGCAAGAGGTGTATATGAAACACCCGGCGGAACGATACTTCATACAGCTCACAGGGCTGTTGAGTCGATCACGCTTGACAGGGAAGTCATGCACCTGAGGGATTCGCTTGTCCCAAAGTATGCGGAGCTTATTTATAACGGTTTCTGGTTCTCACCTGAGAGAGAGGCTTTGCAGTCACTTATAGACCATTCACAGAAGGGCGTGACAGGCACGGCGAGGTTAAAGCTTTATAAAGGCAACTGCACCGTTGCCGGAAGAAAGTCGCCTAAGTCCCTATACAACCCTGAACTCGCGACATTTGAGTCTGAGCAGGTCTATAACCAGAAGGATGCCGAGGGGTTTATAAAGTTAAACGCCCTGAGGCTGAAGATAAGAGCAAAAATAAAATAA